One segment of Aquimarina sp. BL5 DNA contains the following:
- the katG gene encoding catalase/peroxidase HPI: MKKPLLITLICVAFLLVGCQQNEVKAIAGEAPAKGECPFGFTSEGPSGGLNVSNDGKTNRDWFPNQIDLSVLRQHAAKSDPMGNEFDYSEQFESLDYDALKKDLTDLMTDSQDWWPADYGHYGGLFIRMAWHSAGTYRTGDGRGGSREGQQRFAPLNSWPDNGNLDKARRLLWPIKKKYGSKISWADLMILTGNVAFESMGFKTIGFAGGREDVWEPASNVYWGSETKMLDDERYTGDRELEKPLAAVQMGLIYVNPEGPNGNPDPVAAAIDIRETFGRMGMNDEETVALIAGGHTLGKTHGAAPGSHLGASPEEAEIEEQGFGWKNDYGTGKGKDAITSGLEVIWTATPTQWNNTFFANLFNFEWELTKSPAGAHQWEAKDVGEIFPDAFDSEKKHKPTMLTTDLSLRFDPVYEKISRRFLEKPKEFNAAFARAWFKLTHRDMGPSTTYLGPEIPKEEFIWQDPIPAVNHKLVNAKDIADLKSSILNSGLTNSELISTAWASASTYRNSDRRGGANGARIRLEPQRNWQVNNPKQLNKVLTALEKIQSDFNAKGKKVSIADLIVLGGSTAVEEAAKKAGYPIEVPFTPGRMDATQEQTDVKSMALLEPMADGFRNYLKTKYTLTIEELLVDKAQLLTLTVPEMTVLLGGMRVLNTNHDNSKHGVFTKNPGTLTNDFFVNLLDMSTEWKAVSDAKEKYEGRDRATKEVKWTATRADLIFGSNSELRALAEVYAGDDAREKFVKDFVNAWNKVMKLDRFDL; the protein is encoded by the coding sequence ATGAAAAAACCACTCTTAATAACCTTAATCTGCGTGGCATTTCTCTTAGTTGGATGCCAGCAAAATGAAGTAAAAGCAATAGCAGGAGAAGCGCCTGCAAAAGGCGAATGCCCTTTTGGCTTCACATCAGAAGGACCATCAGGAGGTCTTAATGTTAGTAATGATGGTAAAACCAATAGAGACTGGTTTCCTAATCAAATCGATCTAAGTGTGCTTCGACAACATGCGGCTAAATCAGATCCTATGGGGAATGAATTTGACTACTCAGAACAGTTTGAAAGCTTAGATTATGATGCATTAAAAAAAGATCTTACCGATTTAATGACAGATTCTCAAGACTGGTGGCCAGCAGATTATGGTCACTACGGAGGATTATTCATTCGTATGGCATGGCACAGTGCAGGTACGTATAGAACAGGAGATGGCCGTGGTGGTTCTCGGGAAGGACAACAACGTTTTGCCCCACTTAACAGCTGGCCAGATAATGGTAACTTGGATAAAGCACGTAGACTTCTTTGGCCTATTAAAAAGAAATATGGAAGCAAGATCTCATGGGCAGATTTAATGATACTTACAGGAAATGTAGCCTTCGAATCCATGGGATTTAAAACCATTGGCTTTGCAGGAGGTAGAGAAGATGTTTGGGAACCTGCAAGCAATGTGTATTGGGGTTCAGAAACCAAAATGTTAGATGATGAACGATATACTGGTGATCGAGAACTCGAAAAACCTTTAGCAGCCGTTCAGATGGGACTTATTTATGTGAATCCGGAAGGCCCTAATGGGAATCCAGATCCTGTTGCGGCAGCGATTGATATAAGAGAGACATTTGGACGCATGGGTATGAATGATGAAGAAACTGTAGCGCTTATTGCAGGTGGTCATACACTTGGTAAAACTCACGGGGCTGCGCCCGGTTCTCACTTAGGTGCTTCACCAGAAGAAGCTGAGATAGAAGAACAAGGGTTTGGTTGGAAAAATGATTACGGTACAGGAAAAGGAAAAGATGCGATTACATCAGGTTTAGAAGTAATCTGGACTGCGACACCTACGCAATGGAATAATACGTTTTTTGCTAATCTATTTAATTTTGAATGGGAGTTGACCAAAAGCCCAGCAGGAGCCCATCAATGGGAAGCAAAGGATGTAGGAGAAATATTCCCAGATGCTTTTGATTCAGAAAAAAAACATAAACCCACGATGTTAACTACGGATCTTTCCTTACGTTTTGATCCGGTTTATGAGAAGATTTCAAGAAGATTTCTAGAAAAACCAAAAGAATTTAATGCCGCTTTTGCACGTGCGTGGTTTAAACTAACGCATAGAGATATGGGACCGAGTACGACATATCTTGGACCTGAAATTCCTAAAGAAGAATTTATCTGGCAAGATCCAATTCCAGCGGTTAATCATAAATTAGTGAATGCAAAAGATATTGCTGATTTAAAATCAAGTATCCTAAATTCGGGTTTAACGAATAGTGAATTGATCTCTACAGCATGGGCTTCTGCATCTACCTATCGCAACTCAGATAGAAGGGGTGGCGCTAATGGTGCACGTATCCGATTAGAGCCTCAGAGAAACTGGCAAGTCAATAATCCTAAACAATTGAATAAAGTATTAACCGCTTTAGAAAAGATTCAAAGTGATTTTAATGCAAAAGGTAAAAAAGTATCAATCGCTGATCTGATTGTTTTGGGAGGATCTACAGCTGTAGAAGAAGCTGCTAAAAAGGCCGGATATCCTATCGAAGTTCCTTTTACTCCAGGGCGTATGGATGCTACACAAGAGCAAACTGATGTAAAATCTATGGCATTATTAGAACCCATGGCAGATGGATTCAGAAATTATCTAAAAACAAAATATACACTAACAATCGAAGAATTGCTGGTAGATAAAGCTCAGTTATTAACCTTAACTGTTCCCGAAATGACAGTTCTTCTGGGAGGTATGCGCGTTTTAAATACAAATCACGATAACTCTAAACATGGTGTTTTTACCAAAAACCCAGGAACGCTGACGAATGATTTCTTTGTCAATCTTTTGGATATGAGCACAGAATGGAAAGCTGTCTCTGATGCGAAGGAAAAATATGAAGGAAGAGATAGAGCAACAAAAGAGGTTAAGTGGACAGCTACACGTGCTGATCTTATTTTTGGTTCAAATTCAGAATTGAGAGCATTGGCTGAGGTATATGCTGGGGATGATGCTCGAGAGAAGTTCGTAAAAGACTTTGTGAATGCTTGGAATAAGGTTATGAAACTTGATCGTTTCGATCTATAG
- a CDS encoding exonuclease domain-containing protein, with protein MSEKLYAVIDVETTGKGIKGNRITEICIVLLQGSTVIDKFTSLVNPECHIPPFITGLTGIDNDMVRNAPRFHEIAERVVQMTTGAIFVAHNVTFDYNVVRGEFKNLGYSFVRKKLCTVRLSRKLIPGMFSYSLGKLCSSLNIPLEDRHRAEGDTDATVILFQRILSLDPEFLVINKFLNARSKEATLPPHLKAENIDTLPEETGIYLFKDQKGKVIYAGKAKNIKQRVISHFYDKKNKEYALGQATYTIDYEVTGNELVALLLESEKIQKHYPKFNKAQKRPVAPYCIMFYTNRKGVVQLAIDRSHSIDHSVEIFYSRAEAVEKLEQLCEDHQLCPRYCSLQSTTEKCSHYKIKNCKGICIGEESVALYNMRVQKALSSLRRDQKSYFIKEKGRTFNEQSFVMIQDGVYKGFGYIQEDEQITKIEDFDNFLNLQKHTYHTTKIIKSYLRKNGDRNIVAI; from the coding sequence ATGTCAGAAAAATTATATGCTGTTATTGATGTAGAAACCACCGGTAAAGGCATTAAAGGGAATCGCATTACGGAAATTTGTATTGTATTGTTACAAGGCAGTACGGTTATAGATAAATTCACTTCTCTGGTAAATCCCGAATGTCATATTCCACCTTTTATTACGGGTCTTACAGGGATTGATAATGATATGGTACGAAATGCACCTAGGTTTCACGAAATAGCAGAACGTGTTGTACAGATGACTACAGGAGCCATCTTTGTGGCGCATAATGTAACTTTTGATTATAATGTGGTTAGAGGAGAGTTTAAAAACCTCGGGTATTCATTTGTTCGAAAGAAACTTTGTACCGTTCGCTTATCCAGAAAATTAATACCGGGTATGTTTTCATATAGCTTAGGAAAATTATGCTCTTCTCTTAATATTCCTTTAGAAGATCGACATAGAGCAGAAGGCGATACGGATGCGACTGTGATTCTTTTTCAACGAATTCTAAGTCTTGATCCTGAGTTTTTGGTCATTAATAAATTCTTAAATGCACGCTCTAAGGAAGCTACATTACCACCACATCTTAAAGCTGAAAATATAGATACACTCCCAGAAGAAACTGGTATTTACTTATTTAAAGATCAAAAGGGAAAAGTAATATATGCCGGTAAAGCGAAAAACATTAAACAGCGGGTGATTAGTCATTTTTATGATAAAAAGAATAAAGAATATGCACTGGGTCAGGCTACATATACGATAGATTATGAGGTAACGGGTAATGAATTAGTTGCTCTATTACTAGAATCAGAAAAAATCCAAAAACATTATCCGAAGTTTAACAAAGCTCAGAAAAGACCAGTAGCTCCTTATTGTATTATGTTTTACACGAATAGAAAAGGAGTGGTCCAATTGGCAATTGATAGATCGCATTCTATAGATCATTCGGTAGAAATATTTTATAGCAGGGCAGAAGCAGTAGAAAAACTTGAACAACTTTGTGAAGATCATCAATTATGCCCACGATATTGTAGTTTACAGAGTACGACAGAAAAATGTTCTCATTATAAGATTAAGAATTGCAAAGGTATTTGCATAGGAGAAGAATCTGTTGCCTTGTATAATATGAGAGTCCAAAAAGCTTTATCTTCTTTACGAAGAGATCAAAAGAGTTATTTTATCAAAGAAAAAGGTAGAACATTTAATGAGCAAAGCTTCGTAATGATCCAAGATGGTGTTTATAAAGGTTTTGGATATATACAGGAAGATGAACAAATTACTAAGATAGAAGACTTCGATAATTTCTTGAATCTTCAGAAACACACCTATCACACTACCAAAATAATCAAAAGCTATCTACGTAAAAATGGAGATAGGAATATCGTTGCAATATAA
- a CDS encoding methyltransferase domain-containing protein, protein MIEVRHLKLVDMVAKVGSLSKAADELCLTQSALSHQLKELESNLGVQIFHRINNKLHFTPAGKEFRDAGREILEQFDHLENRISQINQQQLKTYVHGYSDEESIRLNNQARTISDLLHWDTIWEDGSLILEAGCGVGAQTKIISSKNATCNFVSIDLSEKSLKQAQETITSLGIENVVFQQENIFDLPFDDESFDHVFVCFVLEHIAEPHLALQELKRVLKKQGTITIIEGDHGSTFFYPDSNAAKKAIQAQVDLQKQNEGNANIGRQLFPLLSDSEFIDIHVNPRQVYVDASKPEMVEGFIKNTFTAMIQGIKEEALLKKIISKSEIEDGIRDLYKTAQAGTFCYTFFKATARIP, encoded by the coding sequence ATGATTGAAGTACGACATTTGAAATTAGTAGATATGGTTGCCAAGGTTGGTTCTCTGAGTAAAGCAGCAGATGAGTTGTGTTTAACGCAATCTGCATTGAGCCACCAGCTAAAAGAACTAGAGTCTAATCTCGGTGTTCAGATTTTTCATCGTATTAATAATAAATTACATTTTACACCAGCTGGAAAAGAATTTAGAGATGCCGGAAGAGAAATTTTAGAGCAATTTGATCATCTTGAAAATCGTATTTCACAAATCAATCAACAACAATTAAAAACATATGTTCACGGATATTCTGATGAAGAATCGATACGATTGAATAATCAAGCAAGGACAATTTCTGATTTATTACATTGGGATACAATCTGGGAAGATGGATCCTTGATTCTGGAAGCGGGATGCGGAGTAGGCGCACAAACCAAGATCATTAGTTCCAAAAACGCTACTTGTAATTTTGTTTCTATTGATTTATCCGAAAAATCATTAAAACAAGCGCAAGAAACAATTACCTCTTTGGGAATTGAAAATGTTGTATTTCAACAAGAAAATATTTTTGATTTACCATTTGACGACGAATCATTTGATCACGTCTTTGTGTGCTTTGTTTTAGAACATATAGCAGAACCTCATCTGGCACTACAAGAGTTAAAACGAGTCCTTAAAAAACAGGGGACTATTACCATAATTGAAGGTGATCACGGTTCTACTTTCTTTTATCCTGATAGTAATGCAGCAAAAAAAGCCATTCAGGCGCAGGTCGATTTACAAAAACAAAATGAAGGAAACGCCAATATAGGACGGCAGCTTTTTCCGTTACTATCTGATTCTGAATTTATTGATATACATGTTAATCCCAGACAAGTTTATGTAGACGCATCAAAGCCCGAGATGGTAGAAGGTTTTATCAAAAACACCTTTACCGCAATGATCCAAGGAATAAAAGAAGAAGCACTACTTAAAAAAATAATATCTAAGTCAGAAATAGAAGACGGTATCCGTGATCTTTATAAAACAGCACAAGCAGGAACTTTTTGCTATACTTTCTTTAAAGCTACAGCCCGAATACCATAA
- a CDS encoding FKBP-type peptidyl-prolyl cis-trans isomerase, with translation MKYAVFTFIIVLFVSCNAGQVKADLRAENEKEIIKYIEDNGLIAGKSDTGLHFVIREPGTGIRPRRSDKVTVAYKGYFTNGAVFDKSDANGISFDLQEVIKGWREGIRYLKEGGSGTLLIPAHLGYGRRSVGPIPAGSVLLFDITLISVN, from the coding sequence ATGAAATACGCCGTATTCACTTTTATAATCGTTCTTTTTGTTTCTTGTAATGCAGGTCAAGTAAAAGCGGATCTTAGAGCAGAGAACGAGAAAGAGATTATAAAATATATAGAGGATAATGGTCTGATCGCAGGAAAAAGTGATACAGGTTTACATTTTGTTATTCGTGAGCCAGGAACCGGAATCAGGCCCAGAAGATCAGATAAGGTTACTGTGGCATATAAAGGATATTTTACAAACGGTGCGGTGTTTGATAAAAGTGATGCAAACGGTATTTCTTTTGATTTACAAGAGGTAATAAAAGGCTGGAGAGAAGGGATTAGATATTTGAAAGAAGGTGGTAGCGGTACACTATTGATACCTGCACATTTGGGATATGGTCGCAGATCTGTAGGGCCGATTCCGGCAGGTTCTGTATTACTATTTGATATTACATTGATTTCGGTGAATTAA
- a CDS encoding chondroitinase-B domain-containing protein, which yields MKNLHTFWSVKKQKEHDPDDLPLKNLLKKRGLKALFFFIFLFSSQVFATDYTINSINEFNNLNLSPGDVVIWENGTYNSDERLTFRANGTASNPITLKAETPGGVIFNNGLQMNIAGNYLIVEGFHWKGGYGASNFIQFRNGTTYAQNSTIRNCVIDGLGVEPGDAAEAEQDGAIVKHRWIVLYGNNNSVLNCSFLNKSTAGALVLVELEYNAEVNRCDIVGHTISNNYFYKYEKMDPSLSNSGDSETIRVGTSEFQNVDCRTTVSNNYFVEADGENEIITNKSDNNTYQNNTFRRCRGSLTLRHGSGATVQGNYFLGENVDGTGGIRIVDSDHTITNNYIQDCITVIDQAKWNNGITFMGGSTNSQDDCNATNVSNGYQKSEDITVANNTIVNTNAPLFFNGDKGTNRNTGDVNNNVIFFSSNSSNITDVITEDDNGDFSSIGSTLSYSGNVYNNTNLGASVNGFSSTSLSASNNGEIFSISGTNAGSNISQPPFTDSDVAVSVGACFVNSTGNSLNSCSNTPPTDVLTLSAINDFAATAGSQTLTIASNVNWTISDNSSWITVSPTSGVNNGNATISVTTNSESSTRTGTVTVSGGNLTRTITITQLGVAGTVSVTGVAISPSSSIIEIGNTQQLTATISPNNATNQNTTYNSNNPSVATINSNGVINAISTGEAIITVTAEDGGFTDTATITVITPTTGDNLALNKPVTATGTPDGNNIADNLVDGSTNSRWSVNGFPQSFTVDLGESFSINKTEFVFHQDRAYQYIIETATSANGTYTEIVDRSNSSTPGTVSAPVTDSFSSVNARYVRVTVSGAFGYSGPWISILEFRVFGNAIDIPNCTAGSNLSLNANISSYSNQQTANPASNIIDDNTDNRWSAEGFPQNAVIDLGEEYAISEIEVYPYNNRAYQFVVEGSSTSATSGFSILTDASNNTSGGSVITRSFSTQTVRYVKLTVTGASGYSGNWSSINEFRVICAGSSQSLSNRIGYQEDPNISIYPNPFTTSLTVQLSKNNTEITSVQLIDMYGREVSNQLIDNSSNSIHFSTSLPKGVYFLRLLNSNNRLIKTEKVISN from the coding sequence ATGAAAAATCTTCACACATTTTGGTCTGTAAAAAAACAAAAAGAACACGATCCCGATGATTTGCCACTCAAAAATCTTCTAAAAAAAAGAGGTCTAAAAGCACTATTCTTCTTTATTTTTCTCTTTTCTAGTCAGGTTTTTGCTACTGACTACACAATTAATTCAATAAATGAATTTAACAACTTAAACCTATCTCCGGGGGATGTTGTCATTTGGGAAAATGGAACGTATAATAGTGATGAAAGACTTACATTCAGAGCTAATGGAACTGCATCCAACCCTATTACTTTAAAAGCTGAAACACCTGGTGGAGTTATTTTTAATAATGGACTACAAATGAATATTGCCGGAAACTATCTTATAGTCGAAGGTTTTCACTGGAAAGGCGGCTATGGAGCTAGTAATTTTATCCAATTCAGAAATGGAACTACGTATGCCCAAAATTCTACAATTCGAAATTGTGTAATTGATGGTTTAGGTGTTGAACCTGGTGATGCTGCAGAAGCTGAACAAGATGGAGCTATCGTTAAGCATAGATGGATCGTATTATATGGGAATAATAACAGTGTTTTAAATTGTTCTTTTCTAAATAAATCTACAGCAGGAGCCCTAGTATTAGTAGAATTAGAATACAATGCAGAAGTTAATCGCTGCGACATTGTCGGCCATACCATAAGCAATAATTATTTTTATAAATATGAAAAAATGGATCCTTCATTATCAAACTCTGGCGATAGTGAAACGATTCGTGTAGGAACTAGTGAATTCCAAAATGTAGATTGCAGAACAACAGTAAGCAACAACTATTTTGTCGAGGCAGACGGTGAAAATGAGATTATAACAAACAAAAGTGATAACAACACCTATCAAAATAACACTTTTAGAAGATGTAGAGGATCACTAACCTTGCGTCACGGTTCTGGTGCTACTGTACAGGGCAATTACTTCTTAGGAGAAAATGTTGATGGAACCGGAGGAATCCGAATAGTAGATAGTGACCATACGATAACTAACAATTACATTCAGGATTGTATTACCGTTATTGATCAAGCAAAATGGAATAACGGAATTACATTTATGGGAGGTTCTACCAATTCACAGGATGATTGTAACGCTACAAATGTATCTAATGGTTATCAAAAATCTGAAGATATTACTGTTGCTAACAACACTATTGTAAATACCAATGCCCCTTTATTTTTTAATGGAGATAAAGGTACTAACAGAAACACCGGTGACGTTAATAACAATGTTATTTTCTTCTCGAGTAATTCATCTAATATTACAGATGTTATTACAGAAGATGATAATGGTGATTTTTCATCTATTGGCTCCACCTTATCCTATTCAGGAAATGTATATAATAACACAAACTTAGGAGCATCAGTAAATGGGTTCTCTTCTACAAGTTTATCAGCGAGTAACAATGGTGAAATTTTTAGTATTTCTGGAACCAATGCGGGATCAAACATATCTCAACCTCCTTTCACCGATAGCGATGTAGCGGTAAGCGTTGGCGCTTGTTTTGTTAATTCTACCGGAAATTCTTTGAATTCTTGTAGTAATACTCCTCCAACAGATGTACTAACACTATCTGCAATCAATGATTTTGCAGCTACTGCCGGAAGTCAGACACTTACTATAGCATCCAATGTAAATTGGACAATATCCGATAATAGTTCTTGGATTACTGTAAGTCCTACATCTGGAGTAAATAATGGAAATGCTACTATATCAGTTACTACCAATTCAGAAAGTAGTACCAGAACGGGCACTGTAACGGTTAGCGGTGGAAATTTAACCAGAACAATTACCATAACTCAGTTAGGTGTTGCAGGAACAGTATCTGTAACCGGGGTAGCTATTTCTCCGAGTAGTTCTATTATAGAAATCGGAAACACACAACAATTGACAGCCACGATATCGCCTAACAATGCAACCAATCAAAACACCACATACAATAGTAATAACCCTTCTGTTGCGACTATCAATTCTAACGGAGTTATCAACGCCATCAGTACGGGTGAAGCCATTATTACAGTAACCGCAGAAGATGGAGGATTCACTGATACCGCCACTATAACTGTAATCACTCCTACTACTGGTGATAATCTTGCTTTAAACAAACCGGTAACCGCTACAGGAACACCAGATGGCAACAATATTGCAGACAATTTAGTCGATGGATCCACTAATTCTCGCTGGTCGGTAAATGGTTTTCCTCAGTCATTTACTGTAGATCTTGGAGAAAGTTTTAGTATTAATAAAACCGAATTTGTTTTTCACCAAGACAGAGCATACCAATATATTATTGAAACTGCTACTAGCGCTAACGGAACCTATACAGAAATAGTTGATAGAAGCAATAGCTCAACTCCAGGAACAGTTTCGGCTCCTGTAACTGATTCTTTTTCTTCGGTAAATGCTCGTTATGTTAGAGTAACAGTATCAGGTGCATTTGGCTATTCTGGACCTTGGATTAGCATCCTCGAATTTAGAGTCTTTGGTAACGCTATTGATATTCCTAATTGTACCGCAGGAAGTAATCTATCATTAAATGCGAATATTTCTTCTTATAGTAATCAACAAACAGCAAATCCGGCGAGCAATATTATCGACGACAATACCGATAACAGATGGTCCGCAGAAGGGTTCCCTCAAAACGCTGTAATAGACCTGGGAGAAGAATATGCTATCAGCGAGATCGAAGTATACCCATATAACAATAGAGCCTATCAGTTTGTTGTAGAAGGCTCCAGTACTTCTGCCACTTCGGGATTCTCTATACTAACCGATGCCTCTAATAATACATCTGGCGGTTCCGTAATTACCAGAAGTTTTTCTACACAAACCGTTAGGTATGTAAAACTAACCGTTACAGGTGCATCTGGATATTCCGGAAATTGGTCGTCAATAAATGAATTTAGGGTAATTTGTGCTGGCAGTAGCCAGAGTTTATCTAATAGAATTGGATATCAAGAGGATCCTAATATCTCAATATATCCGAACCCTTTTACCACTAGTCTTACAGTTCAATTATCAAAAAACAATACAGAAATCACCAGCGTACAACTTATAGATATGTATGGTAGAGAAGTTTCTAATCAACTCATAGATAACTCCTCTAACAGTATACATTTTTCTACGAGCTTGCCTAAAGGTGTTTATTTTCTTAGGTTATTGAACTCAAACAATAGACTAATTAAAACAGAAAAAGTGATTAGTAATTAG
- a CDS encoding alpha/beta hydrolase — MKSIITSVIVFLTVSIYGQKTIDFTSEDGLTITADVYEAKDSNQFIILFHQAGWSRGEYLEIAPKLTELGYHCMAVDQRSGGSVNDITNKTNAAAKTEGKQTEFKDAYQDVESAIAYVKKTYKPEKIIIWGSSYSSSLVLKYAGDHPDVVNGVLSFSPGEYFGEKNYITSSAANIKIPVFITSAQNEKKSWSGIYDAITSDKKQFFLPETKGNHGSRALWEKFSDNESYWEAVKSFLIKI; from the coding sequence ATGAAAAGTATTATTACCTCAGTAATTGTATTTCTGACTGTATCTATATATGGTCAAAAAACTATTGATTTTACTTCCGAAGATGGATTGACGATAACGGCCGATGTGTATGAAGCTAAAGACAGTAATCAGTTTATCATTCTTTTTCATCAGGCGGGATGGAGTCGTGGAGAATATCTAGAGATTGCTCCAAAACTTACCGAATTAGGATATCATTGTATGGCAGTTGATCAGCGATCTGGAGGTTCCGTAAATGATATAACAAATAAAACGAATGCTGCGGCTAAAACAGAAGGCAAGCAAACTGAATTTAAAGATGCTTATCAAGATGTGGAATCTGCTATTGCATATGTGAAAAAGACATATAAGCCTGAGAAAATTATTATTTGGGGAAGCTCTTATTCCTCTTCGTTAGTCTTAAAATATGCAGGAGATCATCCAGATGTTGTGAACGGAGTATTGTCGTTTTCTCCTGGGGAATATTTTGGCGAAAAGAATTATATTACTAGCAGTGCTGCTAACATTAAGATTCCGGTATTTATTACTTCTGCACAAAACGAAAAAAAGAGTTGGTCGGGAATCTATGACGCAATTACGTCGGATAAAAAGCAATTTTTTCTTCCGGAAACAAAAGGAAATCATGGATCAAGAGCGCTTTGGGAGAAATTCTCTGATAATGAAAGTTATTGGGAAGCAGTAAAGAGTTTTTTAATTAAAATATAA
- a CDS encoding DUF3010 family protein: MKVIGIEIDKKRAICVVLSKDPQGEYINLTGKIKYIEIKDDQSNQDIQAFLKEIRAFFDAIEPAHVAIISRQTKGKFAAAAVSFKLEALIQCYSNTEMSFVSKQTLTAYYKKNVLPVTFDNAYQENATRLAAYLLKG, encoded by the coding sequence ATGAAAGTAATCGGAATAGAAATAGATAAAAAAAGAGCAATATGCGTGGTATTATCTAAAGATCCGCAAGGTGAATATATCAACCTTACTGGTAAGATCAAGTATATTGAAATTAAAGATGATCAGAGCAATCAGGATATTCAAGCTTTTCTAAAAGAGATTCGTGCTTTTTTTGATGCTATAGAGCCAGCGCATGTTGCTATTATTAGTAGACAAACTAAAGGGAAGTTTGCAGCGGCAGCTGTTTCCTTTAAATTAGAAGCATTGATACAATGTTATTCAAATACAGAAATGAGTTTTGTCTCTAAACAAACTTTGACTGCTTATTATAAAAAGAATGTACTCCCTGTAACATTTGATAATGCTTATCAGGAAAATGCTACTAGATTGGCGGCTTATTTATTAAAGGGATAG